From the genome of Ziziphus jujuba cultivar Dongzao chromosome 4, ASM3175591v1:
agtgttaggcgacgcattattcaaacaatgcgtcgccaaatacaagaacaggcgacgcattcctcaacaaatgcgtcgcctgttccttttttttttttcaatttttttgtttaaacatttaaaaaaaataaaatcaaaattggaccattacaagaattgaacccaggacctcatacactctcaggaaatcaccacaccactaggccaaatcacttatatgtactaatatagcaaatattggctaatatagtgttagacgacgcattattcaaacaatgcgtcgccaaatacaagaaaggcgacgcattcctcaacaaatgcgtcgcctgttcttttttttttttcaatttttttgtttaaacatttaaaaaaaaaattaaaataagaccataacaagaattgaacccaggacctcttacactctcaagaaatcaccataccactaggccaaatcacttatatgtactaatacagcaaaaattggctaatatagtgttaggcgacgcattattcaaacaatgcgtcgccaaatacaagaacaggcgacgcattcctcaacaaatgcgtcgcctgttcttttttttttttcaatttttttgtttaaacattttaaaaaaataaaatcaaaataagaccataacaagaattgaaccagaacctcattcactctcaggaaatcaccacaccactaggccaaatcacttatatgtactaatacaacaaaaattggctaatagagtgttaggcgacgcattattgaaacaatgcgtcaccaattcctcaacaaatgcgtcgcctgttcttttttttttttcaatttttttgtttaagcatttaaaaaaaataaaatcaaaataggaccataacaagaattgaacccaggacctcatacactctcaggaaatcaccacaccactaggccaaatcacttatatgtactaatacaacaaaaattggctaatagagtgttaggcgacgcattattgaaacaatacgtcgccaaatacaagaacaggcgacgtattcctcaacaaatgcgtcgcctgttcttttttttttttcaatttttttgtttaaacatttaaaaaaaataaaatcaaaataggaccataacaagaattgaaccaaggacctcatacactctccgaaatcaccacaccactaggccaaatcacttatatgtactaatatagcaaatattggctaatatagtgttaggcgacgcattattgaatcaatgcgtcgccaaatacaagaacaggcgacgcattcctcaacaaatgcgtcgcctgttcttttttgttttcaatttttttgtttaaacatttaaaaaaaaaatcaaaataagaccataacaagaattgaacccaggacctcttacactctcaagaaatcaccacaccactaggccaaatcacttttatgtactaatacagcaaaaattggctaatatagtgttaggcgacgcattattcaaacaatgcgtcgccaaatacaagaacaggcgacgcattcctcaacaaatgcgtcgcctgttcttttttttttttcaatttttttgtttaaacatttaaaaaaaataaaatcaaaataagaccataacaagaattgaaccctgaacctcattcactctcacaaaatcaccacaccactaggccaaatcacttatatgtactaatacaacaacaattggctaatagagtgttaggcgacgcattattgaaacaatgcgtcgccaaatacaagaacaggcgacgtattcctcaacaaatgcgtcgcctgttcttttttttttttcaatttttttgtttaaacatttaaaaaaaataaaatcaaaataggaccataacaagaattgaacccaagacctcatacactctcaagaaataatcacaccactaggccaaatcacttatatgtactaatacagcaaaaattggctaatatagtgttaggcgacgcattattcaaacaatgcgtcgccaaatacaagaacaggcgacgcattcctcaacaaatgcgtcgcctgttcctttttttttttttcaatttttttgtttaaacatttaaaaaaaataaaatcaaaattggaccattacaagaattgaacccaggacctcatacactctcaggaaatcaccacaccactaggccaaatcacttatatgtactaatatagcaaatattggctaatatagtgttaggcgacgcattattgaatcaatgcgtcgccaaatacaagaacaggcgacgcattcctcaacaaatacgtcgcctgttccttttttttaaaaaattttttttttaaacatttaaaaaaaataaaatcaaaataggaccataacaagaattgaacccaagacctcctacactctcaagaaatcaccacaccacaggcaatccttcttgaagagaatacgttgcctattctctcaattaacaaaaacaaaaattttgaaagacatgcaaattttataatgagtaaaggtgtacttgaaaaacataaaaataaacagcaatcttcgatattttgcttcgcatttttaagaaatattttcggtttttatttgtagttgaaaaataaaaatattaatcaaagaaaaaaaatgcaattgggagaaaaggcgcgttcttgccattttttgaaaatttttggcgcgtttttaaatttttacgcgctcctttaaatccattttttcttttttaaaactacatcaagtacaccacctaatcgatattagatttggaagcaatctaagagagacttgaagagtgagatattccaggtttcatttttcatttgcctacgttgtcgtcagccgagaagctagatttctctttgtcgccctcgtgattttttggttttcttctttctttatctccatcgtttaggtgagtttcttttttcttaacatgaggtgggttgttttttttttttttttttcattttaactgcaacttaggttcattgggttttattaatcttgcttttttagaaattatgtttgtgatattgcttgacattattttgctaagttcaacaagtattttgtgttgaagattatcttgaatcaagatggtctattgttttaacttcaccacaacatcgtacggttgttgaagaagatgttcttggagatacaaagatggctcacaatccatttgtcatatagttgccaagtgtcgatgaaaatgataatgaggatgaatgtgagagtgactatgtttgtaatgactatgaggggagaaatgtgattcgtcaaatcttaagaacaatggtaatattttttaaattttcatttatactaaattacaaatttaataatgattaatattttatttattttgcataagtgcatgctaataacttttttaatgtttccatatgcagtatgaggatgtaatatcgtcaacaagaggtcaacttccatctcaatgaatatgcattcatggaagtttaattaatattaaatttgttatgaaaaatacaatagcttacaaattatgtaaaaatatatcaatgagatgatatttaatttatttgataattaatttgttatgacaaaatatttatttaaaatttttgtattctattcattttggatgaagctagttttcatttttttgtattttaattatttttatatttttactattttaatcacttttcacaaaatttaaaaaaattaaaaaaaaaaaagaaggggcgacgcattaagaaataatgcgtcgctaaaagtgtcgatccgtcgttaaataggcgactctattaatgcgtctctaaataggcaattctactaatgcgtcgctaaatagtcaactctattaatgcgtcactaaataggcgactctattaatgcgtcgctaaatagtcactttattaatgcgtcgctaaatagacgactctactaatgcgtcgctaaatagtaaaatgcgtcgctaaataggcgacactaataatgcgtctctaaatagtcaatgcgtcgctaaataggcgattctattaatgcgtcgctaaaagtaaatatgagtcgctaaaaagtcaaagataggcgactcttataatgcgtcgcttgttgtcttatagatttagcgacaagacattaggcgacaccgtgcgatacgtcgttatttattttgtgcgacgcatttattgcgtcagttatcaacgcgattctagtagtgctAATTCGTTtacctaatttttttcttcttcctttttttttttttcatctctgtcattttttattttatttttattttatattcactTGTCTTCTAGAAGTTCGGCTGCACGTGTTCAAGTTTTTTCTTCTATACAAGATGTCCATTAACATTGTGGAAATTGTTGCAAATCCCACTGAAGAACTTGATTACTAATGCATTCCCAGGAACTTCTATTTGTACAcgaccattttattattattattattattataaatacatAATTGAAGGACCATTTGACATTTTTCTTATGTACAATTTTGCTTTTCCTACAccacttttatcaaattcaaagTTTCACCATCTGGCTCTATAGCTTAGAGCTGTTGGAATAACAGtagagaaaatttcattgtaTACGTAAGACATAAAGAAATACacattatatatatgcacacacacacacacacatatatacatatagagagagagagagatttgaaaAAGAAGAGACCAAAAACATAAAGCAGTAAATGCAACATGATCAGGTGGGCTATGAAGGTCCATTTGTGAGAGGAATGCACATGATTCTGTCAATTAGACAGGTTTGTTGGGGTTGGCCGGCAACACTAACAACAATCCACAGGGAAAGAAGGGTCCATTACCATCTACATACactatatgaaatatatatgtatatgatatatCTGGATCCACTCACTAAAAACTAATGTATTATACcggaaaattaaaagaaagcaaaatattTGGAAGCATTTTCTTATAAAGAACAAGGAATTAAAAATGTGGTATATGCAGCAAAGCCAGCTTAACATATCCATCACTACTTCACTGTCTTCACCATGCAATATTGCACTAAATGATATGTCTAATTCGAAGTCTCATTTCAAAACTAGTAGGGCCATTTTCCATCTGTTGGGAAGGCCTAATTTTCTTTAGATCCAATTAActccatgtatacatatatCTCTGATGAACCAAGGGAGCTAGAAGTGAggcaattttcaatttaataagaAGTCCTTTCCAAGCATATCCAAGTTGGCCTAATGACTCATCTTTTTCGGATTGACATTTTGTCatttttgttttgcattttCATTAAGTATTTATTCTTATTTGGAGAGTGCCAAACTTTTATGCTgtcttttaaatttgaaaactattgtggacaacaaaaaaataaaaaataaaaaaaaatgggggattttagttttatttgtttggctacggaaaaaaaaggaaaaaaattcaacggaaaaagaaaagggaaaccAATAAGGGATAAGGATTTTACCTTTCGGTTATTTTCAGTACGGAAAACCAAAATTCTAGAGGAAAATTTATCGGGCCAGCTTTAGAGAGCATGCCTTAATTTCTCCTTCTATGtgcatttttctttctcctCTGCCCATTCAAGATGGTCATATAAACTgaactttattctttttttcctttgttaaccaaacataaaaaaaaagattttaatttttttcatctcatttttttttctcctttttcctctcagtttttttttcctccttttgtCTTTCCTACATGCAAACAAAATCATagagaaattgatttttgaaattgatttttgaagaattaatttttttttggtaaggtTTGGTTAGTAAtagaaatttttcaaatttgaaaatgattaaattaaattttgtattacAATTAAGagtaaatttttcttttagaaaatttacataattagttttccatatatatatatatatatatatatattcaaagtcACATCAATCTAGAGTAGGAATAactttttgtatattttctaaaccgacattttttaatttcttaataactATCTAAACATATAAAAGGTTTCATTTTCCCAAAAGATTTAAAGATTTAGGTTCCACTAACATTATCAAATATCAATCACtatcaaagtttttttaaaaaaataaaagaataaaaaatgtggagattatgattttttttcaaaaatttaaaattaaaacattaaaaaaaaaaaagtatggggAGTATAGTCCTTCCCATGCCTTTACGGTGAGGATTGATTACGTGCTTGACGATGTTTAAACATCTCGTATTATATATCAAGCCGCTTTATATGTCTCTTTCATCTAATCGGAATGAATCCGCAACTTCCCTGACCACcaataccaaaaaataataataataataataataataataataaggcaaTTCTGACcacattgattttgaaaaaaaattacaatttttgccCTTTGAGTTCGTCTTAATTGAGATTTAGAAATTCAAGTTGAATCGAACTGCCAAGGGTACTACTTTCTTGtcattttgaatcaaaatttttctttatagGTTTCAATTTGTGAGGAAAATTAAGCTTGAAATCCTTGATAAATTATCATTCATTGCCATCTGCGCTTTACACCTACTTCCATTAACTTCTCAGCGAGTAAAACTATAGCCAGGTCGTTGACTTaatcaaataaacatttaattaattaagaagatTGAAGCATGGTTTGACTTGTTCACTCTTGGCAAAGACGTGTTCGCACAAAATTAACTAATAAGTTTATGTTTTTGCCTGTGGAATTGTAAATGAAAGCCAAGTCTGCCAAATATTGAGGTGTAATATATTACCTATTAATTGTTCATTTTTTTGGTGTAGTAATTATATAAGCTTTAATTGCGCGGACGCTAATAGGTGGCATCATTGTACATCGACACGTGACAATGTACAATGTGGGGTAACGTTGACACGTGATAGTGTTGAccccacacacacatatatatcccATCACAAGTCAAAGTGTGATAGCATGGGTAGCTGTCGGTTTCGAAACGATAATCCCAATGGGTaaacctttttaaattttttttaaattttttttagttatttatttatttattttgttttagatTGAAATAGTCCTAATTTGTAATGATGTCGAagcaaataaaattaacttcgaggaaaaaacaaaaacaaaaaaaatctgtaGACGCACGGATTTGTTTTGTATCTTTAACCTTAAACAATCAATGGCAAGAAAATGCATACCACAAACCCAAACAATTCttagcaaaaaaacaaaaataaataaataaaaaagccaaGAGAATCATTGGGACGCATCATCATGAAAATAATCtctctaaattaaaatatttgagaGTAAATCTCGTATCATTTGTACCACGagattaattatgtttttatgtttttagcaTCTCTAAATATTATACTAATAATGACTATAacctatatatttgtttaattaaccTGAAGAAAAATGAGCTAAAGATCATATACTATGTGTATGATTGTGAACCATAAGTTGTATCCACTTGCAATTAAGATTCGGGTAGAGCTATTTAGTGTTCCAAATGGGCGAGAAGATATTTTAATCTTAAGCGAAGTAATAATCCAAATTTATTCTGAATCAAGTCATTATAATTTGGACACAACGGTAAGGGCCAAAGCGATTTAacataataaatatgaaatttacaCTTTCTTTTTTATGGTCTAACATTAAAAGTGATAGTAACAAACTTGACTACTCTCATGTAGAACTGTGAAATTAATAACTTCTTAACAGTTCCAAAGATGGAGAACCAAAGATAAACCCAACAAAACCAATATTAATTAACTAGTACCAAAGCTATATAGCTACCTAGCTAGAAAAAAAGTCAGCATTTTGGACTAGTGTCATATCATTATAATTGCTAATGAGTTGTTGTTCTTTCCCTTGAGTAGTACTAATAGCGCTTTCATCAAACAGCCACTTCTCCAGCAATGAAAGAGGCAATTGATCAACGTTTGGAGTATCAGGCTTGCTCTCATCTTGGAATAAGCTAGCATCAGGGGACACAGACCCAGACAAATCCGAATTGGAAGACTCAAAGGACTCGAACCCAAACAAGGATTCCAAAGCAGCCTCACACATTTCCATCCCACTGTTGTAATTTGCTGCACTTTGTGTCCCTTCACTGGATGCAGATTCATTCCCTGCACAAATTTTTCTCAAGGAATTGTTCTGAGTAGTAGTGGCTGTGGCTGTGGCTGAGCTTTTTCTTGCTGGTTTAGCTGGATTTCTCATCCAACCTTTGAGCAACCGAGCTATGTTCTCTGTGCTTGATGCGTAGCTTGAAGATCCTTGTGGTGGTTTATTGCAAGAAACGGGTGAATTAGAGGATTCAAAGTCAGATAAAGTGGTTGGGGGTTTGTCAGGGGACAGAGCTTCAGACAGAGCTTGCTTAGCCATGTGAATGTCCGTCTGAAGCCTCCTTTCCCATTGACCTCTGGACATGGATTGTGAAGTTGTTGATGAAAACCCTTCTCTAGAATGAGCTGCTGATAAACCTGTTTCAAGCTTATTGAGCTTCTTCTTCAAGTATGTGTTCCAGTAGTTTTTAATGTCGTTGTCTGTTCTCTGTGGGAGGTATGAAGCTATTGCAGCCCATCTGTGGAACAATAAATTCAATGCCCCATAAATTAAATTTGCATAAAAACCAAACCtagtttatttttctctctccccaaagtaaaaatatatatatatatatatatatatatattactttcttAATAACTACATGGAAAGTGACCGACTAACATTGAAAGACAAAGAAGAGGCCTCTTAGTTTTTCGGACATCAGATAACAAATAGAAGAAGATATGATGCGTTTGAACAGAACAACAATGTTTGTTTTCAGAGGAAGACAGAgataataaagagagaaaagtgAGATTTTTACCTATTGCCaagaagagcttgaaggtgGATGATCATCTTCTCCTCCTGGTCAGTAAAATTACCACGTTTAATCCCAGGCCTAAGGTAATTAGTCCAACGAAGCCTGCAACTTTTACTACATCTGAGCAAtcctgaaagaaacaaaaaagtatTAATATAAGAATTTTTGAGTGAAACGCCCAAAAGTATTAGCATAATGgttaacatagaaaaaaaaatatatgttagcttccatatattttattaaaactatTCCAAAAAGAGATTCTGGTTGGTTATTGCCCATTCCGACCCAAATCAGATATACAAAACCAATTTGTTCCTCGAAAATTTATTTCTTGGTGATCAATCAACCCAAGAAGATACAAACCCaccaatcaaaataaaaaaaccaagaaagtaaaccaaaaaaaaaaaaaaaaaaaagagagacagacagacagacagacagacagagAAATTCCCACCTGTATTGGTAGGAACAGTCCTCCAATTTCCAGGACCATGCTCTTGAATGTAGGAGACTAAAATGATGTCTTCTTCAGGAGTCCATGGTCCTTTCTTGACGCCCTCTTTATCACAACAAGGAGGCCGACCCAtattcacctttctcctttatctatttttctctcttaaaaagaaaaaaataaatttgtggtggagatgaagaagaaaagaagtaaaagaagaagaaaaagaaataggtGTGGGTTGAAATTGGTGGTCTCTAGCTTTTTGAGTTTCTTGGGAAAATGCTAAGACAAGCGAGTAAGGCTAAGGTTAGTGGCTTGGTGGAAGGGTGTGcatatatagaaagaaaaaagagaggggaaagaaagaaagaagaggacgCTGacctaaaagaaagaaaaggttaACCAAAGAGTCAAAAGGTGACAGCAAAGAGCATTTACTCCAAGGGCATGCCTAAGTCAGCTCTGGTGGCAAATTGGCGATACCTCTTCCTGCCTCCACAAAACCGCGTGGCATTAATTCTATGTGGCTTGGACTGcactgagaaaaaaaataaacttcttCAAATCTGCTCTTTAATGTCCCTAAACCCAATATGTCATGAATTATGTGTTTCGGCTGACTCTAccactactactactattattacTTGTACAATACCAACTCTCTCTTCTCTGACCtctgcttaattaattaatttctcttccATTTCATttacctttcctttcttcatcaattcctctctctctctctctctctctctctctctctctcactcgaACACGTACATTCCAAATAAGTCAGTCATTTGGATTTGAATTGTATAATGGGGATTTACTGCTATTAATGATTGATTAGAAAGGATGATAAATCCTTTTCCTAGATTATGATAGGCCTAAACCTTttccatatgtatatatggtacTTGAGGAAATTTTGAAAGGTGTTGGATTTTTCCTCGTTAGGATTTGGGCGTCTTTTTATCTTGGTGTTATACAGGTGCCTTACCCTTAAAGATATATATCAAACCTTATTTGGTAAAACAAGGTAagacctttttattttataaaacaaatattataaaaaaaacatttttaattttactatttatcattattgaatgatcataaataatatcataattcattaatttgcagcatttaattttatttattttataatgttaaaTGATAAGGTAAAACTTTAATATGCTCAAATTAAAACACCctcaacaaaaaaagaaaagaaaaatgatattaaagATTTGTGAATGATTAATTATAACTTAGCAATATTTTGAGCATATATTTTTGACCTGTTGACAAACTTGTACAAACTAACGCTTGATTTGTAACATTAGGATACATATTCATACTTTTTAGCATCATCAGGATATTCCTATAAGATTTTACTATAACTTTCAAGTATAGCTAGGTAACAACATAACAGCTTCGATATGAATGGAAAATAGATGTAAATATtaaagtcatatatatatatataatttttttttttcaactcatTTTTTCGCAATGGGTGAATTTTGCTAGTTGGGGTGCTTAAACCTATTAACTAGTTGCAAAACGAGACCAAGGAGGAGGATGGGGTcgaatttgatgatggttgCGTTCCCGTGGATCTTGGGTCCTTGCTGCATGGATAGCAAAA
Proteins encoded in this window:
- the LOC107415546 gene encoding myb-related protein 306 produces the protein MGRPPCCDKEGVKKGPWTPEEDIILVSYIQEHGPGNWRTVPTNTGLLRCSKSCRLRWTNYLRPGIKRGNFTDQEEKMIIHLQALLGNRWAAIASYLPQRTDNDIKNYWNTYLKKKLNKLETGLSAAHSREGFSSTTSQSMSRGQWERRLQTDIHMAKQALSEALSPDKPPTTLSDFESSNSPVSCNKPPQGSSSYASSTENIARLLKGWMRNPAKPARKSSATATATTTQNNSLRKICAGNESASSEGTQSAANYNSGMEMCEAALESLFGFESFESSNSDLSGSVSPDASLFQDESKPDTPNVDQLPLSLLEKWLFDESAISTTQGKEQQLISNYNDMTLVQNADFFSS